From one Catenuloplanes nepalensis genomic stretch:
- a CDS encoding SDR family NAD(P)-dependent oxidoreductase: protein MGRVVVVSGGGTGTGQATAARFARDGADVVIVGRRADVLARAAEGIEAQDAGSVPAITADLTDADAALRVRDEVAERHGKATWWSRTRAATSRGRGRRAIRARTGRSR from the coding sequence ATGGGACGCGTCGTGGTGGTCAGCGGCGGCGGGACCGGCACGGGGCAGGCGACGGCCGCCCGGTTCGCACGGGACGGCGCCGACGTGGTGATCGTCGGCCGGCGCGCGGACGTGCTGGCGCGCGCCGCGGAGGGGATCGAGGCGCAGGACGCCGGCTCGGTGCCCGCGATCACGGCCGACCTCACCGATGCGGATGCGGCGCTGCGGGTCCGCGACGAGGTGGCCGAGCGGCACGGCAAGGCCACGTGGTGGTCGCGAACGCGGGCGGCAACGTCACGCGGCAGGGGCCGCCGAGCGATTCGGGCGCGGACCGGCCGGTCAAGGTAG
- a CDS encoding immune inhibitor A domain-containing protein, which yields MRRQVCVVAAGTLVAALMAAPAQAAPSALTPDVEPTAVLGEDNLPHPLADEREAERTEALDRLIAGTTTTEKRNGSEVIRLGGNRFVEYRKKETKTDPVLTFLVEFGDQVYPRAGGTPGPLHNSIPEPDRVWDGGATDDNTTIWEPDFSPEHYEKLLFAKNRESMANFYAKQSGGRYTVGGDVSDWVKVPYNEARYGSNSVPQNDGYWNFIKDSATSWYAAQLAAGQTPEQVAAHLKTFDVWDRDDFDDDGDFNEPDGYVDHFQAVHAGAGEEAGGGAEGTDAIWAHRWFAFSSLRGTAGPAGNLAGGVQIGDTGIWIGDYTTEPENGGLGVFVHEYGHDLGLPDLYDTAGGENGTGFWSVMSSGSWLGRGNPTIGSTPGYMGAWEKIWLGWSDFVTVNPGRSKYVTLGSAAYGDGLLPEAVVIPLANGGYYAAEYRTYTGYDETLRLGPYNWGWANSRPDWAERFPYQDGLLIWYVNPAVGNNNTSVHPGTGLTLPVDARPAPITFADGVLLGNRRQPFDATFGLQATDPVTFHRNGAPVSVPRQPAIPVFDDSDPLRYWSAANPQSSVKVAGAGVKIEVKTQLGGLIPLMTLKVTPPAA from the coding sequence ATGAGAAGGCAAGTCTGTGTGGTCGCGGCCGGCACCCTGGTCGCGGCGCTGATGGCGGCTCCGGCCCAGGCCGCTCCGAGCGCGCTCACCCCGGACGTGGAACCCACGGCCGTGCTGGGCGAGGACAACCTGCCGCACCCGCTCGCGGACGAGCGCGAGGCCGAGCGGACCGAGGCGCTGGACCGGCTGATAGCGGGCACCACGACCACGGAGAAGCGCAACGGCTCGGAGGTCATCCGGCTGGGTGGCAACCGGTTCGTGGAATACAGGAAGAAGGAGACCAAGACCGACCCGGTCCTGACCTTCCTGGTCGAGTTCGGCGACCAGGTCTATCCGCGGGCCGGTGGCACGCCGGGACCGCTGCACAACTCGATCCCGGAGCCGGACCGGGTGTGGGACGGCGGCGCCACCGACGACAACACCACGATCTGGGAGCCGGACTTCAGCCCGGAGCACTACGAGAAGCTGCTGTTCGCCAAGAACCGGGAGTCGATGGCGAACTTCTACGCCAAGCAGTCCGGTGGGCGCTACACGGTCGGCGGCGACGTCTCCGACTGGGTCAAGGTGCCGTACAACGAGGCGCGCTACGGCAGCAACTCCGTCCCGCAGAACGACGGCTACTGGAACTTCATCAAGGACAGTGCCACCTCCTGGTACGCCGCACAGCTCGCCGCCGGGCAGACCCCGGAGCAGGTCGCGGCGCATCTGAAGACGTTCGACGTCTGGGACCGGGACGACTTCGACGACGACGGCGACTTCAACGAGCCGGACGGCTACGTCGACCACTTCCAGGCCGTGCACGCCGGTGCGGGTGAGGAGGCCGGCGGCGGCGCCGAGGGCACGGACGCGATCTGGGCGCACCGCTGGTTCGCGTTCTCCAGCCTGCGCGGCACCGCGGGCCCGGCCGGCAACCTGGCCGGCGGCGTGCAGATCGGCGACACGGGCATCTGGATCGGCGACTACACGACCGAGCCGGAGAACGGCGGGCTCGGCGTCTTCGTCCACGAGTACGGCCACGATCTGGGCCTGCCCGACCTCTACGACACGGCCGGCGGCGAGAACGGCACCGGCTTCTGGTCCGTGATGTCCTCCGGCTCCTGGCTGGGCCGTGGCAACCCGACGATCGGCTCGACGCCCGGCTACATGGGCGCGTGGGAGAAGATCTGGCTCGGCTGGTCCGACTTCGTCACGGTGAATCCGGGCCGGTCGAAGTACGTGACGCTGGGCAGCGCGGCGTACGGTGACGGGCTCCTGCCGGAGGCCGTGGTGATCCCCCTGGCGAACGGCGGCTACTACGCCGCGGAGTACCGCACCTACACCGGGTACGACGAGACGCTGCGGCTCGGGCCGTACAACTGGGGCTGGGCGAACTCGCGGCCGGACTGGGCCGAGCGCTTCCCGTACCAGGACGGCCTGCTGATCTGGTACGTCAACCCGGCCGTGGGGAACAACAACACCAGCGTGCACCCCGGCACCGGCCTGACGCTCCCGGTCGACGCGCGCCCCGCGCCGATCACGTTCGCCGACGGCGTGCTGCTCGGCAACCGGCGCCAGCCGTTCGACGCCACGTTCGGCCTGCAGGCGACGGATCCGGTGACGTTCCACCGCAACGGCGCGCCGGTCTCGGTGCCGCGGCAGCCGGCGATCCCGGTCTTCGACGACTCGGATCCGCTGCGCTACTGGAGTGCCGCGAACCCGCAGAGCTCGGTCAAGGTGGCCGGCGCGGGCGTCAAGATCGAGGTCAAGACGCAGCTCGGCGGGCTGATCCCGCTGATGACGCTGAAGGTGACCCCGCCGGCCGCGTGA
- a CDS encoding coiled-coil domain-containing protein produces MRLRRIAALSVLLASVATAALATPAYAIDEGGTEQLREQLDAASKGFVEAKSKLAASEKRQKELTEELKTIEADLKTREATVGELAGRTYRNGRLAPMVAILNASEGDGFMDRATLLETMAINQEKQVQDLVVAKDEASRAKTAIDKEIGEQKKQVETMDKRKKQAENALKSAGGGAAANVESGSGSAAVAVGVERAADGSFPSESCTVDDPTTGGCITPRLLHAYKQTKSAGFNHFVSCYRSAEDGGEHPRGRACDWSAQASGFGGVAFGADKAYGDNLANFYIKNADRLGVLYVIWYARIWLPSSGWQSYAGGGTPSGDHTNHVHLSII; encoded by the coding sequence ATGCGCCTACGGCGAATAGCGGCGCTTTCGGTGCTGCTGGCGAGTGTGGCCACGGCCGCGCTCGCGACGCCCGCCTACGCGATCGACGAGGGCGGCACGGAACAGCTCAGGGAGCAGCTCGACGCGGCCAGCAAGGGCTTCGTCGAGGCCAAGAGCAAGCTAGCGGCCTCGGAGAAGCGCCAGAAGGAGCTGACCGAGGAGCTCAAGACGATCGAGGCCGACCTCAAGACGCGTGAGGCGACGGTGGGCGAGCTCGCCGGCCGGACCTATCGCAACGGCCGCCTCGCGCCGATGGTGGCGATCCTGAACGCCTCCGAGGGTGACGGCTTCATGGACCGGGCCACGCTGCTCGAGACCATGGCGATCAACCAGGAGAAGCAGGTCCAGGACCTGGTCGTGGCCAAGGACGAGGCCTCGCGTGCGAAGACTGCCATCGACAAGGAGATCGGTGAGCAGAAGAAGCAGGTCGAGACCATGGACAAGCGGAAGAAGCAGGCGGAGAACGCGCTGAAGTCCGCGGGCGGCGGTGCCGCGGCGAACGTCGAGTCCGGCAGCGGCTCCGCGGCGGTCGCGGTCGGCGTCGAGCGGGCTGCCGACGGGTCGTTCCCGTCAGAGAGCTGCACCGTGGACGACCCGACGACCGGCGGCTGCATCACGCCGCGTCTATTGCACGCCTACAAGCAGACGAAGTCGGCGGGCTTCAACCACTTCGTGTCCTGCTACCGCAGTGCCGAGGACGGCGGCGAGCACCCGCGCGGCCGGGCCTGCGACTGGTCGGCCCAGGCGAGCGGCTTCGGCGGCGTCGCGTTCGGCGCGGACAAGGCCTACGGCGACAACCTGGCGAACTTCTACATCAAGAACGCGGACCGGCTCGGCGTGCTCTACGTGATCTGGTACGCCCGGATCTGGCTGCCGTCGAGCGGCTGGCAGTCGTACGCGGGCGGTGGCACACCCTCCGGTGACCATACGAACCACGTGCATTTGTCGATCATTTGA
- a CDS encoding SDR family oxidoreductase, whose translation MTEIMAENTRVAIVTGGSRGIGRQAALRLAADGYAVTVVYVGKKTEAEAVVEEIVSGGGRAIAARADVAEETDVAAVFDAAEAAFGGVDVVVNAAGIMVLAPIAEYDLDTLDRVHRVNIRGAFVVSQQAARRVRDGGAIINFSTSVIGLGLPGYAAYAASKGAVEAMTMVIAREMRGRDVTVNVVAPGPTATSFFFEGKDQATIDRMAKQPPLERLGTPEDAAEVVAFLAGPGRWINGQVIRANGGIV comes from the coding sequence ATGACGGAGATCATGGCTGAGAACACCCGAGTGGCGATCGTGACCGGTGGATCCCGGGGCATCGGGCGGCAGGCCGCGCTGCGCCTGGCCGCGGACGGATACGCGGTCACGGTCGTCTACGTCGGCAAGAAGACGGAGGCGGAGGCGGTCGTCGAGGAGATCGTCTCGGGCGGCGGCCGGGCCATCGCGGCCCGCGCGGACGTGGCCGAGGAGACGGACGTCGCGGCCGTCTTCGACGCGGCCGAGGCGGCGTTCGGCGGCGTGGACGTGGTGGTCAACGCGGCCGGGATCATGGTGCTCGCGCCGATCGCGGAGTACGACCTGGACACGCTGGACCGGGTGCACCGGGTCAACATCCGGGGCGCGTTCGTGGTCTCCCAGCAGGCCGCCCGCCGGGTCCGGGACGGCGGCGCGATCATCAACTTCTCGACCTCGGTGATCGGCCTGGGCCTGCCCGGCTACGCGGCGTACGCGGCCAGTAAGGGCGCGGTCGAGGCGATGACCATGGTGATCGCGCGGGAGATGCGCGGCCGCGACGTCACGGTCAACGTGGTGGCGCCCGGCCCGACCGCGACCTCGTTCTTCTTCGAGGGCAAGGACCAGGCCACGATCGACCGGATGGCCAAGCAGCCGCCGTTGGAGCGCCTCGGTACGCCGGAGGACGCGGCCGAGGTGGTCGCGTTCCTGGCCGGACCCGGCCGCTGGATCAACGGCCAGGTGATCCGGGCCAACGGCGGGATCGTCTAG
- a CDS encoding HAD family hydrolase, producing the protein MLVFDADDTLWENNVLFIRVVDDFLAWLAHPTLEHAAIRAVLNDVERANAAAYGYGSEVFLRNLHEVFERLSERPATGAERREIEELAAALVFDEVELMPEVADTLADLGTRHELALLTKGDDTEQRRKLAASGLAAHFGSVHVVREKDLPTYLALTESMALDPATTWMIGNSPKSDIIPARRAGWNAVFIPHPHTWELEHAALDPADTGVLELPSFTALREHF; encoded by the coding sequence ATGCTGGTCTTCGACGCGGACGACACGCTCTGGGAGAACAACGTCCTGTTCATTCGCGTGGTCGACGACTTCCTCGCCTGGCTCGCACACCCGACGCTGGAGCACGCCGCGATCCGCGCCGTGCTCAACGACGTCGAGCGGGCCAACGCGGCGGCCTACGGTTACGGCAGCGAGGTCTTCCTGCGCAACCTGCACGAGGTCTTCGAGCGGCTGAGCGAGCGCCCGGCCACCGGCGCCGAGCGCCGCGAGATCGAGGAGCTGGCCGCCGCGCTGGTCTTCGACGAGGTCGAGCTGATGCCGGAGGTCGCGGATACGCTCGCCGACCTCGGCACCCGCCACGAGCTCGCGCTGCTGACCAAGGGCGACGACACCGAGCAGCGCCGCAAGCTGGCCGCCTCCGGGCTGGCCGCGCACTTCGGCAGCGTGCACGTGGTGCGCGAGAAGGACCTCCCGACATACCTCGCGCTGACCGAGTCGATGGCGCTCGACCCGGCGACCACCTGGATGATCGGCAACTCCCCGAAGTCGGACATCATCCCGGCGCGCCGGGCCGGCTGGAACGCGGTCTTCATCCCGCACCCGCACACCTGGGAACTGGAGCACGCCGCACTCGACCCGGCCGACACCGGCGTCCTCGAGCTCCCGTCCTTCACCGCGCTGCGCGAACACTTCTGA
- a CDS encoding sulfatase-like hydrolase/transferase: MPEEPVEQQAEEQEATKRPVAGTVITVLAGLLVLVALLLPNQPTGLTAAAFLRVPVEALVVTVLLLLLPGRARIAGAIVAGVVLGLLALVKLADMGFFTVYARQFDLVLDWSLADDGITFLTGSIGRAGAIAAVVLAVALLLAVPVLMSLSVIRLGRVFARHRTGTTRGLALLTTAWLVLALAGSPIADRGATAFLTQRAKLVDAALHDQETFANAAAVDAFRDVPPSRLLTGLRGKDVLLTFVESYGRSAVEDESMSAQVDAVLADGTRRLTASGFAARSGWLTSSTFGGYSWLAHSTFQSGLRVDNQQRYRTIVASDRLTLTESFRRAGWSTVCVAPANTYAWPEGDWYGFDRVYDSRNLGYAGPKFGWTTMPDQYTLTAFERLEHGRADRGPMMAELDLLSSHFPWDSIPEMIDWNAVGDGSAFAGMPERIDVPAEPRDAYRTSIEYSLTALFTYLERHGTDDTVVIYLGDHQPATTVTGPDASHDVPVTIVAKDPAVLDRIASWQWTSGLKPAPDAPVWPMESFRDHFLTAYSQSGS; encoded by the coding sequence GTGCCAGAAGAGCCGGTAGAGCAGCAGGCAGAAGAGCAAGAGGCGACGAAACGCCCGGTCGCCGGGACGGTGATCACCGTGCTGGCCGGCCTGCTGGTCCTGGTGGCGTTGCTGCTGCCGAACCAGCCGACCGGCCTCACCGCCGCCGCGTTCCTCCGCGTCCCGGTCGAGGCGCTGGTCGTCACGGTGCTCCTGCTGCTCCTGCCGGGCCGCGCGCGGATCGCCGGTGCCATCGTCGCGGGGGTGGTTCTCGGCCTTCTGGCCCTGGTCAAGCTGGCCGACATGGGCTTCTTCACGGTCTACGCCCGCCAGTTCGACCTGGTGCTCGACTGGAGCCTGGCGGACGACGGCATCACGTTCCTCACCGGCTCGATCGGCCGGGCCGGTGCGATCGCCGCGGTGGTCCTCGCGGTCGCGCTGCTCCTGGCCGTACCCGTGCTGATGTCCCTGTCGGTGATCCGGCTCGGCCGGGTCTTCGCGCGGCACCGCACCGGCACCACCCGCGGCCTCGCGCTGCTGACCACCGCGTGGCTGGTCCTCGCGCTGGCCGGCAGCCCGATCGCGGACCGGGGCGCGACCGCGTTCCTCACCCAGCGCGCGAAGCTGGTCGACGCCGCGCTGCACGACCAGGAGACGTTCGCGAACGCGGCCGCGGTGGACGCGTTCCGGGACGTGCCGCCGAGCCGGCTGCTGACCGGCCTGCGTGGCAAGGACGTGCTGCTCACGTTCGTGGAGAGCTACGGCCGTAGCGCGGTCGAGGACGAGTCGATGTCCGCGCAGGTCGACGCGGTGCTCGCGGACGGCACACGGCGGCTGACCGCGTCCGGGTTCGCGGCCCGCAGCGGCTGGCTGACCTCGTCGACGTTCGGCGGTTACAGCTGGCTCGCACACTCCACGTTCCAGTCCGGGCTGCGCGTGGACAACCAGCAGCGGTACCGCACGATCGTCGCCAGCGACCGGCTCACGCTCACCGAGTCGTTCCGCCGGGCCGGCTGGTCCACGGTCTGCGTCGCGCCCGCGAACACGTACGCCTGGCCGGAGGGCGACTGGTACGGCTTCGACCGGGTCTACGACTCGCGCAACCTGGGGTACGCCGGGCCCAAGTTCGGCTGGACCACCATGCCCGACCAGTACACGCTGACCGCGTTCGAGCGGCTGGAGCACGGTCGCGCGGATCGCGGGCCGATGATGGCGGAGCTCGACCTGCTCTCCAGCCACTTCCCGTGGGACTCGATCCCCGAGATGATCGACTGGAACGCGGTCGGTGACGGCTCCGCGTTCGCCGGCATGCCGGAGCGGATCGACGTGCCCGCGGAGCCCCGGGACGCCTACCGCACCTCCATCGAGTACTCGCTGACCGCGCTCTTCACCTACCTGGAGCGGCACGGCACGGACGACACCGTGGTGATCTACCTCGGCGACCACCAGCCGGCCACCACGGTCACCGGGCCGGACGCCAGCCACGACGTCCCGGTCACGATCGTCGCGAAGGACCCGGCCGTGCTCGACCGGATCGCCTCCTGGCAGTGGACCTCCGGCCTCAAGCCCGCACCCGACGCCCCGGTCTGGCCGATGGAGTCGTTCCGCGATCACTTTCTGACCGCGTACAGCCAGAGCGGTTCCTAA
- a CDS encoding 50S ribosomal protein L36: MKVRSSLRSLARKPGSQVVRRRGRVTVVNRADPRWNGRQG, translated from the coding sequence ATGAAGGTTCGCAGCTCACTCCGATCCCTGGCCCGCAAGCCCGGCTCGCAGGTGGTCCGCCGCCGCGGCCGCGTCACGGTCGTCAACCGCGCCGACCCACGCTGGAACGGCCGCCAGGGCTGA
- a CDS encoding glycosyl hydrolase, translated as MSGLRRRTVLAVGAGTLAAGWGAVPAAATSPASKSLTHPETALRPYFRWWWPDGLVDPAEIRREVDQIAAAGFGGAEIAAVHHSVRDKAALDTAGHGWGTAAWTRGVEAALDQAARRGITIDLTIGPSWPAAVPTITPDHPAAVHELAHGVAPVAAGAVFDGPVPAAVAAPAAGVTRQTLIAVQAVRVDPANATRKETGLATDSVTDLTALVADGRLTWTAPADGDHLLFAYWQRGSGQEPESGPHTSPDAFVVDHFSAAGTQAVIDFWEARLLTPRVRALLRRAGGSLFEDSIELETAALNWTPAVLTEFQRRRGYDLRPYLAAVVRVKESTVYAFDAATSRRVRADYWQTLSDLFTAHHFAPLTRWAHSLGLTFRAQPYGLETDAISVAAVIDVPEGESLGFKNLDDYRCLAGGRDMGGRELLSCEAGAYQGGAYNTTWKRLLRTMGGAYAAGLNQTAFHGFSYATAPGADWPGFAAFTPYSGGIGYAESWGPRQPSWRHAPDVAAYLGRVHLAGRIGVNRIDAAVFRQKGYTKTGIGASWFTSDGVPSGWTHQMISAPLLALPSATVRDGRLAPDGPAYRVLLVETDLFSGGVATLDLPSARRILALARKGLPVVLLGDWSAATVPGRATGDEDTTLRALLAELTALPRVRTVAVRTEVGAALAGLGLRPAVSYARSSTLLHGHREERGVDYYYLVNGKHAETVKPPVAAIDHDVTLHRASRRSVPYRIDPWTGEREPIAHYTADGDRVTIRVALQPGESSIVVLDAPGPHRHVTATTADRVLVRGRDLVLRAATAGSYTATLDDGRTVSRRIGDVPAPIPLTRWSLRVADWQPGSSAAETLTVTHALDLSGLRPWTEIPQLADVSGIGRYATTVDVPACAGAYLSLGEVFDTARVTVNGHAVAVSLLNPVVDVGPHLRRGRNTIEVEVTTTLNNRLRVADPGVYGVASRQAYGLTGPVTLIPYGEARV; from the coding sequence ATGAGCGGATTGAGACGCCGTACCGTGCTGGCTGTGGGAGCCGGCACGCTGGCGGCCGGCTGGGGCGCGGTCCCGGCGGCGGCGACGAGCCCGGCTTCGAAGAGCCTCACCCACCCCGAGACCGCACTGCGGCCGTATTTTCGCTGGTGGTGGCCGGACGGACTGGTCGACCCCGCGGAGATCCGGCGCGAGGTGGACCAGATCGCGGCGGCCGGTTTCGGCGGCGCCGAGATAGCGGCCGTGCACCACAGCGTGCGCGACAAGGCCGCGTTGGACACCGCCGGGCACGGCTGGGGCACCGCGGCGTGGACCCGCGGCGTCGAGGCCGCGCTCGACCAGGCCGCGCGGCGCGGGATCACCATCGACCTGACCATCGGCCCGTCCTGGCCGGCCGCGGTTCCGACGATCACGCCGGACCACCCGGCCGCGGTGCACGAGCTGGCGCACGGCGTGGCCCCGGTCGCGGCCGGCGCGGTCTTCGACGGCCCGGTCCCGGCCGCGGTCGCCGCGCCGGCCGCGGGCGTCACCCGGCAGACGCTGATCGCGGTGCAGGCCGTGCGCGTCGACCCGGCGAACGCGACGCGCAAGGAGACCGGCCTGGCCACGGACTCGGTCACCGACCTGACCGCGCTCGTGGCGGACGGCCGGCTGACCTGGACCGCGCCGGCCGACGGCGACCACCTGCTGTTCGCGTACTGGCAGCGCGGCTCCGGCCAGGAGCCGGAGTCCGGGCCGCACACCAGCCCGGACGCGTTCGTGGTGGACCACTTCAGTGCGGCCGGCACCCAGGCCGTGATCGACTTCTGGGAGGCGCGGCTGCTGACGCCGCGCGTCCGGGCGTTGCTGCGCCGCGCCGGCGGCTCGCTGTTCGAGGACTCGATCGAGCTGGAGACGGCCGCGCTCAACTGGACGCCCGCGGTGCTGACCGAGTTCCAGCGCCGCCGGGGGTACGACCTGCGCCCCTACCTGGCCGCGGTGGTGCGGGTGAAGGAGTCGACGGTCTACGCGTTCGACGCGGCGACCAGCCGGCGGGTGCGCGCCGACTACTGGCAGACGCTCTCCGACCTGTTCACCGCGCATCACTTCGCGCCGCTGACCCGCTGGGCGCATTCGCTCGGGCTGACGTTCCGGGCCCAGCCGTACGGGCTGGAGACGGACGCGATCTCGGTCGCCGCCGTGATCGACGTGCCGGAGGGCGAGTCGCTCGGGTTCAAGAACCTGGACGACTACCGCTGCCTGGCGGGCGGGCGGGACATGGGCGGGCGCGAGCTGCTCTCCTGCGAGGCCGGCGCGTATCAGGGCGGCGCCTACAACACCACGTGGAAGCGGCTGCTGCGCACTATGGGCGGCGCCTACGCGGCCGGCCTCAACCAGACCGCGTTCCACGGCTTCTCGTACGCGACCGCGCCCGGCGCGGACTGGCCCGGCTTCGCGGCGTTCACGCCGTACTCCGGCGGCATCGGCTACGCGGAGTCGTGGGGCCCGCGGCAGCCGAGCTGGCGGCACGCGCCGGACGTCGCCGCCTACCTGGGCCGGGTGCACCTGGCCGGGCGGATCGGCGTGAACCGGATCGACGCGGCCGTGTTCCGGCAGAAGGGTTACACCAAGACCGGCATCGGCGCGTCCTGGTTCACCTCGGACGGCGTCCCGTCCGGCTGGACGCACCAGATGATCAGCGCGCCGCTGCTGGCGCTGCCGAGCGCCACGGTCCGCGACGGGCGGCTGGCCCCGGACGGCCCGGCCTACCGGGTGCTGCTGGTGGAGACGGACCTCTTCTCCGGCGGGGTGGCCACGCTGGACCTGCCATCCGCCCGGCGCATCCTGGCACTGGCCCGGAAGGGTCTGCCGGTGGTGCTGCTCGGCGACTGGTCCGCCGCGACCGTGCCGGGCCGCGCGACCGGCGACGAGGACACGACGCTGCGCGCGCTGCTGGCCGAGCTGACCGCGCTGCCGCGGGTGCGGACCGTGGCGGTGCGGACCGAGGTGGGTGCCGCGCTGGCGGGCCTGGGCCTGCGGCCGGCCGTCTCCTACGCGCGGTCCTCGACGCTGCTGCACGGGCACCGGGAGGAGCGGGGGGTGGACTACTACTACCTGGTCAATGGCAAGCACGCGGAGACGGTCAAGCCGCCGGTCGCCGCGATCGACCACGACGTGACGTTGCACCGGGCGAGCCGGCGGTCGGTGCCGTACCGGATCGATCCGTGGACCGGCGAGCGGGAACCGATCGCGCACTACACCGCGGACGGCGACCGGGTGACGATCCGGGTGGCGCTGCAGCCGGGCGAGTCGTCGATCGTGGTGCTGGACGCTCCCGGGCCGCACCGGCACGTGACCGCGACGACGGCGGACCGGGTGCTGGTGCGCGGCCGGGACCTGGTCCTGCGTGCCGCGACCGCGGGTTCCTACACCGCGACGCTGGACGACGGGCGGACCGTGTCGCGGCGGATCGGGGACGTACCGGCGCCGATTCCACTGACCCGGTGGTCGCTGCGGGTGGCGGACTGGCAGCCGGGGTCGAGCGCGGCCGAGACGCTGACCGTGACGCACGCGCTGGACCTCTCCGGGCTGCGGCCGTGGACGGAGATTCCGCAGCTGGCGGACGTGTCGGGCATCGGGCGGTACGCGACCACGGTCGACGTGCCGGCGTGCGCCGGGGCCTACCTGAGCCTGGGCGAGGTCTTCGACACCGCGCGGGTGACCGTGAACGGGCACGCGGTCGCGGTGAGCCTGCTGAACCCGGTGGTGGACGTGGGCCCGCACCTGCGCCGTGGCCGGAACACGATCGAGGTGGAGGTGACCACCACGCTGAACAACCGGCTGCGGGTCGCGGATCCCGGGGTCTACGGCGTGGCGTCACGGCAGGCCTACGGGCTGACCGGGCCGGTGACGCTCATCCCGTACGGCGAGGCACGGGTCTAA